In Pirellula sp. SH-Sr6A, the DNA window TAAGCAACAGGAAACCTAGATGTCAGGCCAGCCCTCCCCCTCCCAACCGAGTCCCCCCCTTCGGTCCGCTCGTTGGTTTGCGAAAGATGACTTGCGAAGCTTCGGACACCGCTCCCGGCTGAAGGGAATGGGATACGACGATGCGGATTTCATGGACAGGCCGGTGGTAGCCCTCCTCAATACCTGGAGCGACTTGAATACCTGCCATTCCCACTTCAAGACCCGGGCAGAAGAAATCAAGCGTGGCATCCTCCAAGCCGGTGGGTTTCCCGTCGAAGTCCCCGTCGTGAGCTTGGGGGAGATGCTGATGAAACCCACCACGATGCTCTACCGAAACCTGCTCGCGATGGAGGCCGAGGAAGTCCTGCGATGCCATCCGATCGACTCGGTTGTCCTGATGGGAGGGTGCGACAAAACCGTCCCTGCCTTGATCATGGGAGCGATCTCAGCCAACTTGCCCTTTGTCTTCTTCCCCGCTGGCCCCATGCTCAAAGCACGCTGGAAGGACCAGACCCTTGGCAGCGGAACCGACGCGTGGAAATTCTGGGCGGAACGCTGCGCAGGTAACCTCTGCGATGGCGAGTGGAAGGAGATCGAAAACTGCATCGCTCGCTCGGCGGGAACATGCATGACGATGGGGACCGCTTCCACCATGGCCTGCATCGCTGAAGCACTTGGAGTCACCCTCCCCAACGCGGGTAGCATCCCCGCCGTCCTCTCCGAACACAGCCGACTGGCCGTCGCAACAGGCCGCCGCGCCGTGGAATTAGCAACCACCCAGCTCAGACCACTCGACTTTCTATCGCGTGAGAGCTTCGTCAATGCGATGATCACGCAACTCACCTTGAGCGGTTCAACCAACGCGATCGTCCACATGATTGCCATGGCGGGACGAGCCGGCATCCAAATCACGCTCGACGATTATGATTCCATCTCCAAACGCATTCCGGTCCTCGCCGATCTTCGCCCCAGTGGCCGATTTTTGATGGAGGATTTTTACAACGCCGGCGGCTTGGCTGCATTGCTCAATCAATTGCGGGATACGCTGCACCTCGATGCCAAAACCGTCAATGGAGTGACGTTGGGAGAACAGATCGCGCCAGCCCAAGTGATCGACAACGAGGTGATTCGAGACCGCGATCGGGCCATTTGGCCTACGGGCGGAACCTATGTCCTTCGCGGTAACTTGGCACCCGATGGATGTGTGATCAAGACGGTCGCCGCCGATCCCAAGCTGCATTCTCACACTGGCCCGGCATTGGTTTTCAAGTCCTACGCCGACATGAAACTACGAATCAATGACCCAGCACTGCCGGTAACGCCCGATACCGTGCTGGTACTGCAGACGGGCGGCCCGATCGGAGCGCCAGGGTTTCCAGAATGGGGCATGCTCCCAATTCCAGACAAGATTCT includes these proteins:
- the araD gene encoding L-arabinonate dehydratase; its protein translation is MSGQPSPSQPSPPLRSARWFAKDDLRSFGHRSRLKGMGYDDADFMDRPVVALLNTWSDLNTCHSHFKTRAEEIKRGILQAGGFPVEVPVVSLGEMLMKPTTMLYRNLLAMEAEEVLRCHPIDSVVLMGGCDKTVPALIMGAISANLPFVFFPAGPMLKARWKDQTLGSGTDAWKFWAERCAGNLCDGEWKEIENCIARSAGTCMTMGTASTMACIAEALGVTLPNAGSIPAVLSEHSRLAVATGRRAVELATTQLRPLDFLSRESFVNAMITQLTLSGSTNAIVHMIAMAGRAGIQITLDDYDSISKRIPVLADLRPSGRFLMEDFYNAGGLAALLNQLRDTLHLDAKTVNGVTLGEQIAPAQVIDNEVIRDRDRAIWPTGGTYVLRGNLAPDGCVIKTVAADPKLHSHTGPALVFKSYADMKLRINDPALPVTPDTVLVLQTGGPIGAPGFPEWGMLPIPDKILKMGIRDMVRISDARMSGTSYGTCVLHVAPESYIGGPLGLVEDGDLISLDVEARTLQLLVDDATLANRKARWKKPEPRWSRGYLKLFAEHTTQANLGCDFDFLHGNTPDLEPEI